A portion of the Glycine max cultivar Williams 82 chromosome 10, Glycine_max_v4.0, whole genome shotgun sequence genome contains these proteins:
- the LOC100500507 gene encoding uncharacterized protein LOC100500507 precursor, protein MSPKYMSLFLLVILGMAFLATTSLADRRFLSVEDGHDHHHHHPPKKHWPPTTQNEPSNVENKENTEVEDGHDHHHHYPPKKHWPPTTQNEPSKVENKDGHYKPPHKKHPPSGN, encoded by the coding sequence ATGTCTCCCAAATACATGTCCCTTTTCCTCCTAGTAATACTAGGGATGGCTTTTCTGGCCACTACTTCCCTTGCTGATCGTCGTTTTCTTTCGGTGGAAGATGGTCATGatcaccatcaccaccacccACCAAAAAAACACTGGCCTCCAACCACACAAAATGAACCTTCAAACGTAGAAAACAAGGAGAACACTGAGGTGGAGGATGGTCATGATCATCACCATCACTACCCACCTAAAAAACACTGGCCTCCTACCACACAAAATGAACCTTCGAAAGTAGAAAACAAGGATGGTCACTATAAGCCTCCCCACAAGAAGCATCCTCCTTCgggaaattaa